Within the Desulfatiglans sp. genome, the region GCGCCTTCGCGGGAATGACGACAATTATAAATTTACAATAACCGTGTAATAAATAAACGATACAGGTTTCATAGAACAAAACTGGTTCATTTTTAAAATATGCCAGCACAATTACTGATAAAAAAGGCCGGAAACCGGCCCTTTTTATCGAAATAGCGTTTACCCTTATACCTGCCCTATCTCCCCTGTCTTCTTGTTCTTCCAGTAGGCCCTGGACTGAAGCGGCCAGTTGAACCTTATGGCCCCATCTGACGGGCAGTCGTTTACACAGCATCCGCAATACCAGCATTCATCAGGGTGCAGTATAATGGGCGGTGCGCCTGCCTCAGGGTTAGGGATATATACATCCACCTGGCATGTATCCACACAATTGTTGCACCCGGTGCAGTAATCCGGGTCAAAGATGACCGGTTGGTTTGGCGTGATAACATTGGTCATTGCATATATTTTTTCGGACATGTTTTGCCTCCGTTTCAAAAATCTAAATTTAAAATTCAATATTCAATATTAAGGATTCTAGGGTTCATGGGTTCGAGGGTTTTTTACTTGCGCTTTTAATCTTGAATCTTGAATTAAAACACTTGAACCCCCGACCCCTTGAACCCTAGACCCCTTATTTCTTGTACACCCCTTTATAATCCCTGTTATGGGCCTCATACTCCTTCTTCATGTTTCCCCAGAACCTCTGTTCCTGTAGTCTTGTTGTAAATTTATCATTCACAAGCCTTGCAACAAGGAACTTGTTCCACTCAGGCTGGTCCATCTTCGGGTAGTCTATACGCTGAAATCCCATGCGGCTCGCCTTTCTCGCTATGGATGCCTGCATAATAATCTTTGAGTGCTCCAGCATGGTGAGGTCTTCAATAGTTCTCAAAAGTTTATGCGGATCACACGCATAGAGCTGGGGTGCAAATTCCTTTTCCATCCTTTCAAGTGCGTAAAGCCCAATCCTGAAAAGGTTCTCCGTCTTGAATTCGCTGTTGTAATACTGGTTGATCCTTGCGATCCCTGCGTGGAACTCCTTCCACTCTATACCGCTATCTCTGCGTGTTGGCGCATATATCCTCTCTTTTTCCTTCTGAATCTGATCACGTGACAACTTACCCTGCCCTATCTCCCTTGCATAGGAAGCTGCCTTTCTACCGGCATATCTCCCGGTAGCAGCGCAGTAACTGTGATCCTGGCCGCCCAAGAGCTGGGTGCCTGCCACATATAATCCATCCAGGTTGGTTTTCAGGTTCCAGTCCATCATGAAATTACCGCCGCCATTCCTCCACTGCGGCATACCTGCACCCTCTATAAACCTGTAACTCTGCTGAAGGTCGCGGCTGCCATCAAAACCTGCCTTGTTAAATGTATCTATAATGATTTTTGTTGTGGACTCTTCTCCAAGCATAAGGTCCCATGTGGCCCTTCTTTCCACATCAGACATTGATGGCCAGTCGCCATAAAATGGCAGAGCGAAATTCCCTTTTTTAACCTCTTCAGCGACCTTCATCTGGACTTCCGGCGAAGGTATCATAGCGCCTGCATCCTCCCAGCCCTGGATAGGAAATGGAACCCTTTTGCCATTCGCATCAACTATAGGCACATTTTCATAACTGGCGTCACCAGCCCCTGTATACCATTTGTGCTTTAGCCCAGTTGCAATACCTATCGGCATGCTTACCTCAAGGTTTGCAATCTCAGCGCCCGCCTTGAATGCCATTATAAGCCCTTCACCTGTCCATGTCCTTGGATGCATACTTGACATGCCGCAGAGTTCTGAGTTCATGAGCCACAGATCGCCTGCGCCGCCAGTGGCAATAATGGTTGATTTTGCCTTTACAATAACAAACTCGCCTGTCCTGCTGTTAAGCCCTGTTGCGCCTATAACACGTGCGCCCTGTTCGCCATTTTCAGTTAAGAGGCTTGTGCCTGCGACCCTGTCCATTACCTTAACGCCTAAACGTTTGCATTCCCTTTTCAATGCAGGTTTAAAGGTTGATCCCCATATCCTGATAACTACATTTGATCTCTTTTCAGGCGGATTAAAGCCCGGTTCGCCAGCGCCCGGTTCAGGCCAGAGATTATGTTTTACCCCATACCTGGGAGAAAACATGAGTTTGGTATCATCATACCTGCCCTCAGCGCCTACATACTCATCATTAGTATCACGTATCTTTCCGCCCATCTGCTCCATCTCAAGGAGTGTGTCCCAGTCTTCCCTGCACTGAATCTGAAGCCCTATCCCGCAGCTCCAGGGCACATCTGCCATGTGTTCTGCCCACTCATCAGGATTAACCCTGGAATGGGGGTTTGCAGGCACATTACACCAGTGATCGCAGCCAGGCCCCCCTGCCCCGCTTCTGACCGTATCGCCCTTTTCGAGCAGCACCACCTTTACCCCTTCCCTGGCCGCTGATATGGCAGCCCAGCAGCCTGCAATACCGCCTCCGATCACAAGCACATCCGCATCGATCTCCTGTTCCTGCTCAAAACGAATCGGATAGGGCCAGCTTGGAGGTTGACCTGTCTTTTTTAGGTAATCATGCCATGTTGTCATTTTTCTTCTCCATTAGAATTGAGGTTATATGAAGTATTCCATGAATCGCAGGCCCCAGGAGCTGACAGCAGATGGAAAAACCGCGGTTCAGGAACGCCAAAATACCTGTTTTAAAAAGTGCAGGGTTGGGTTGAGAAGAACCCTCTTCCAGCGGAGCAGTATATAGAAAGTTTTTAAAATATAAAATATTAATTTGATGACCATACAAAAAACCATCACAGATGTAACCATTTAACTTTTTCAGACTATACATACATATGCCTTATGGCTGCATTAACCAGTCATGGGCATAAATGGCTATGAAAAGGCTTATCCGGCCAATGCCAAATAATATAATATTCAACTATCATATTGATATTACTTGTTAATCAATAATTATTATATTCTGGTACGATAAATGCTTAAACGTCACAATATAATTTTTTTAAATCCCGGAGGTATTGAATGAAGAAGTTTGCAAAGGTTCTCCTTTTATTAATTGTTGTTTCAGTAATTGCTGTTGGAGGTTACTCATGGGTAAAGAATCGCAAACCCGCTGATCAGGGATTTGTGCTTGTGGATGCAGCAAAGGGAGATATAACCGAAAAGGCGGTTGCCATAGGACAGATAGAGCCAAGACAGAAATTCCACATAAAATCAAAGATCTCAGGCATTGTAAAAAGATGCCCGGCTGAGGTAGGGGATACGATCAATACTGGTGACCCGATCATAGAGATCAGCCCTGATCCCACCCCTGATGAACTCCTTGAGGCTGAGCATCTTGTAAAGACAGCACAACTCTCATTTGACCGGGCAAAAAAGGACTGGGAGCACTCACAGGAGCTCGCCCGTGAGGGGATAGAATCAATAAACAAAAGGGATGTTCAGAAGGAGTCATATGAACGCGCAGGGATAGAGTTAACCAGGGCAAAGGATCGCATGCAGCTCATACAGGATGGCCGTATAAGCGGCAGGGGTAAAGATATGGAGACAATAGTAAGGGCCCCTGCGAAAGGCATATTGTTACAGCGTCTTGTAAACCCCGGAGACCCGGTTGTCCCACTTACAAGCTATCAGGCAGGCACAGAGCTTGCCACGCTTGCAGACATGAATGACCTTGTTTTTAAGGGTACAGTAGATGAGATAGATGTTGGCAAACTTAAGATTAACATGCCTGTGCGAATAAAAATAGGGGCGCTGCCTGACCAGGCCGTCACAGGCAGATTGAGTAAGATAGCCCCGCAGGCCACAGAAAAGGACAATGCAAAGCTTTTTGAGGTAGAGATAGAGCTGGAGCAGTTCAAGGATGTGGAGCTCAGGGCCGGGTACTCTGCCAATGCGGATATTGTGATACGAGAAAAAAAAGAGATACTCATGATACCTGAACGGCTGGTCATATTTGAGGATAATGGCGCAAAGGCCTTTGTAGAGATACCGGGAAAGACACCTGATGCAGAACCAAAAAAGGAGCCTATAACAGTTGGGCTCTCAGATGGACTCAATATAGAGGTCGTGTCAGGTTTAAATGAAGGTCAAAAGCTTGTACAGAGGCCTCCCAGGGAGATAAAGGGATAGGATGCTAAACATCATACGTCAGCTTATCCGTGACACAAAGAGCCAGAAGCTCCGCACCTTCCTTACACTGTTCGGTATGATATGGGGCACCACTGCAGTAAGCCTGCTTTTGGCCTTTGGCGACGGGTTTCATCAGCAACTGGCCAAAGAAAGTGCGGGTATAGGAAACGGTGTTGTAATCGGCTGGCCATCACGAACATCAATTCCATATGACGGGCTCAACAAGGGCCGCTATATACTGGTAGATGATGAGGATATCCTTCTTATCAGGAAAAAGGCTGTTGGCCTTGGTTTTATCTCCAGTGAATATCAATCAGGAATGAAACTCCAGTATGGCACAAAAATCCTTTCTGTTGGGGTGGCAGGCATAGAACCTGAATATGGCGAAATCCGCAACCTTATCCCTCAAGCAGGGGGCAGGTTTATAAACCCCATTGACCTTCAGTTGAAAAAACGGGTGCTTTTTATTGGTAATGAACTGGCCGAACAGGTCTTCGGTAATGATCCACCGGTTGGCCGCACTCTGAATCTAAATGGTTCCCCTTTTCTGGTTGTGGGTGTGATGAAAAAAAAGGAACAGAACTCCAATTACAATGGCTCAGACAAGGGCAAGGTCTTTATCCCTGCCACAACATTCAAGATGATGACAGGCCAGAAGTATGCGGGTAACCTTGTCTTTACAGCAACAGATGTTGATAAGACCGGGGCACTGATTACCGATGTGCGGCATATACTGGCGGCACGGCACCGGTTCAGCCCTGATGATGAAGAGGCAATAGGCTTCTGGGACACATCTGAAAATGCAAAATTTATCAATACCCTTATGCTTGCCTTCAGGATATTCCTGGGGATGATAGGGTGCCTTACCATGGTCGTAGGAGGAATCGGCATATCAAATATCATGAATGTTGTGGTTGAAGAACGTACAAGAGAGATAGGCATAAAAATGGCCCTCGGCGCTAAACCGCGGTTTATCCTTGGTCAGTTTATGATAGAGACCCTCTCTCTTTCAATTGCTGGCGGGGTCATAGGCATCATAATAACTTATATAATATGCATGACCTTTCCTGTGCTGCACCTGAGCGATACAGTGGGAGATCCAAGGCTATCGCCATCTTCAGCTGCTGCCACTGCGCTGGTTCTGGGGTTAATAAGTTTTATCTCAGGCTGGTTCCCGGCGCGTACTGCCGCTAACCTGGACCCTGTAACAGCCATGAAGATGTGAGGAGCCAAATGCATATACCGAGAATAGGATTAATACTCTATCTGTTTTTGAGTTCAAGCCGAGTCCAGAAAAAAAGGGCTGTACTCACCATTGCATCAATCGCCTGGGGAACACTCTCTCTCCTGCTGCTGCTTGCCTTTGGAGAGGGGTTAAGTATCTCTACCTCCACTGCAATGCAGGGCATAGGTAAAGATATTGCCGTATTATGGCCAGGGACAACAAGCCTTACATGGCAGGGGCTCCCACCCGGAAGACCGATAAGGCTTGAAATAGAGGCTGTTGAGCTTTTAAGGGAAAGGGTTGTGAACCTCGCGGACGCAGCAGGGGAGATACAGAATTTTGGTGTGGGCATAAAGTATGGCAAGACAGGGACAAATGCCACTATAAAAGGGGTTACATGGGGATTTGGTGAGATACGCAATCATATACCTGCACCAGGGGGCCGCTTTATTGATATCAAGGATGAAGATTCGAGAAGAAGGGTTGCCTTTATGGGTGATGAAATAGCAAAAAAGATCTTCGGTAATGAAGACCCGGTTGGTAAAGAGCTCCTTATTGAAAAGACCCCCTACACAGTTATCGGGGTGATGATGCCCAAGGTGATGATGGGGAATTACAACGGCATGGATAAAGACCAGATATGTATACCCATTACCACATTCAAGGCACAGTTTAATAGGGACAGGCTTCAGATGCTTATCATAAAGCCTGACCACCCGGCGCGAATGAAGGCTGTGCTTGAAGGGGTAAACAAGGTGCTCGGGGTAAAATATGGTTTTGATCCCGCTGATAAAAGGGTGTTAGGGACATGGGATACAGTAGAATCATCGAAAAGCCAGCGTGATATCATGGTTGGCCTGAAGATATTCCTGGGAATCATAGGGGGGCTTACTCTTATTATAGGTGGCGTGGGTGTCGCCAATATCATGTATGCGGTTGTAAAGGAGCGCACAAAGGAGATAGGGGTAAAAATGGCCCTTGGCGCGCGCAGCACATGGATTACAGGCCCTGTAGTCCTTGAGGGCATGCTTTACACTCTTACAGGTGGCACTATCGGTCTGTTAATGGCCATGGGGGCAATCATACTACTTGGGCATCTTCCGACAGAGGGAAACCAGGCTTTGGAAATGCTTGGAAAGCCAACCCTGTCTATCCCCATAGGCATTGTATCGGCTCTTATACTTGGCATTATTGGCCTTGCAGCAGGATATTTCCCTGCAAGGCGTGCTGCATCCATTAACCCTGCGGAGACGCTCCGCTACGAATGAGGTATATATGTTACTGAGAAATTTTTTCAATTCAAAATCCAATAATCATAAACAGGAAAATGGTGAGGTAATCAGCCTTAAGAGGCTATCCAAGGTATATGATACAGGGAAGATCAAGGTGGAAGCATTAAGGGGTGTAGACCTTGCGGTTTATTCCGGTGAGATGGTAGCCATTACCGGGCCATCCGGGTCAGGTAAAAGCACGCTCATGAACCTTATCGGTTGTCTTGATACTGCCACATCAGGAAGTTACCTTTTGCGTGGTGAAGAGGTCTCAGGCATGAGCAGGGAAGCGCTCGCCAGTATAAGAAACAGGCGTGTGGGATTTATCTTTCAGAGTTTTAACCTCCTCCCCCAGATATCCGCATATGAAAATGTTGAGATGCCCCTTATCTTCGGTGGCATGCCAAAGAGAAACAGGAAGGAAAGGGTTATGGAATTACTTGACCGTGTTGGTCTTTCGGAACGTATCGATCATAAACCCACAGAGCTTTCAGGCGGGCAGATGCAGCGTGTAGCCATTGCAAGGGCCCTCGCCATGGACCCTGATGTCATCCTTGCTGATGAACCTACCGGCAACCTTGACACAGGGGCAGGAGGCGACATCATGAACCTCTTTATTGAGCTGTGGGAACAGGGGCGCACAATACTGGTTATCACCCATGACCCGGCCCTGGCAAAAAGGGCCCCGCGTCAGGTGGAGATAAGGGATGGCAACATAACAGAGGACATAAGGAGAAATTAAGATGGAAAGGGTTAAGCTGGAAGCATAGAACTATTTGGCAATACTCACCCAAGTGAATAGATTGGCATCTTTTTTAATGAGAGTTATACGTGTTAGAGAGAAAAATTTGGAATAAAGGGGGTCAGCATAAGCGGTGGTGAACCCCTTATGACCCTCGAAAAATCATATCCGCAGTAACCGGCCGTTTTGGTGATGGGATACATAAATGGCTCTACACAAACGGTATACTGATTACAGAGGAGATACTCTGATACATCCTTTCAGTATGACACTAAATCAGGACGATTTACATTCAAAGGCTCGATACTGAAATATATTGCAGTAGATATACCTGTAACCATCTCCTATTTTGATTCAACGCTTAATGAGTCTACATCGTACAGAAATCCATTCAGGGATATCAAACTCAACAGCAGAAAAAAGATCACTGCTGAACGCTGGCGCACAATACCTGATATTGAGCTAAGTGGAGATGAAAAATTGATTTTTATGAAAAGGTTCATGGATGGGGTTACAAACGACCAGATCCCTGAATCTCAAAAATAGGCGGATATTACCTCAATGGAAGAACCTCACATGGGGTTGCA harbors:
- a CDS encoding ferredoxin family protein, with the protein product MSEKIYAMTNVITPNQPVIFDPDYCTGCNNCVDTCQVDVYIPNPEAGAPPIILHPDECWYCGCCVNDCPSDGAIRFNWPLQSRAYWKNKKTGEIGQV
- a CDS encoding FAD-binding protein, coding for MTTWHDYLKKTGQPPSWPYPIRFEQEQEIDADVLVIGGGIAGCWAAISAAREGVKVVLLEKGDTVRSGAGGPGCDHWCNVPANPHSRVNPDEWAEHMADVPWSCGIGLQIQCREDWDTLLEMEQMGGKIRDTNDEYVGAEGRYDDTKLMFSPRYGVKHNLWPEPGAGEPGFNPPEKRSNVVIRIWGSTFKPALKRECKRLGVKVMDRVAGTSLLTENGEQGARVIGATGLNSRTGEFVIVKAKSTIIATGGAGDLWLMNSELCGMSSMHPRTWTGEGLIMAFKAGAEIANLEVSMPIGIATGLKHKWYTGAGDASYENVPIVDANGKRVPFPIQGWEDAGAMIPSPEVQMKVAEEVKKGNFALPFYGDWPSMSDVERRATWDLMLGEESTTKIIIDTFNKAGFDGSRDLQQSYRFIEGAGMPQWRNGGGNFMMDWNLKTNLDGLYVAGTQLLGGQDHSYCAATGRYAGRKAASYAREIGQGKLSRDQIQKEKERIYAPTRRDSGIEWKEFHAGIARINQYYNSEFKTENLFRIGLYALERMEKEFAPQLYACDPHKLLRTIEDLTMLEHSKIIMQASIARKASRMGFQRIDYPKMDQPEWNKFLVARLVNDKFTTRLQEQRFWGNMKKEYEAHNRDYKGVYKK
- a CDS encoding efflux RND transporter periplasmic adaptor subunit, producing the protein MKKFAKVLLLLIVVSVIAVGGYSWVKNRKPADQGFVLVDAAKGDITEKAVAIGQIEPRQKFHIKSKISGIVKRCPAEVGDTINTGDPIIEISPDPTPDELLEAEHLVKTAQLSFDRAKKDWEHSQELAREGIESINKRDVQKESYERAGIELTRAKDRMQLIQDGRISGRGKDMETIVRAPAKGILLQRLVNPGDPVVPLTSYQAGTELATLADMNDLVFKGTVDEIDVGKLKINMPVRIKIGALPDQAVTGRLSKIAPQATEKDNAKLFEVEIELEQFKDVELRAGYSANADIVIREKKEILMIPERLVIFEDNGAKAFVEIPGKTPDAEPKKEPITVGLSDGLNIEVVSGLNEGQKLVQRPPREIKG
- a CDS encoding ABC transporter permease, which produces MLNIIRQLIRDTKSQKLRTFLTLFGMIWGTTAVSLLLAFGDGFHQQLAKESAGIGNGVVIGWPSRTSIPYDGLNKGRYILVDDEDILLIRKKAVGLGFISSEYQSGMKLQYGTKILSVGVAGIEPEYGEIRNLIPQAGGRFINPIDLQLKKRVLFIGNELAEQVFGNDPPVGRTLNLNGSPFLVVGVMKKKEQNSNYNGSDKGKVFIPATTFKMMTGQKYAGNLVFTATDVDKTGALITDVRHILAARHRFSPDDEEAIGFWDTSENAKFINTLMLAFRIFLGMIGCLTMVVGGIGISNIMNVVVEERTREIGIKMALGAKPRFILGQFMIETLSLSIAGGVIGIIITYIICMTFPVLHLSDTVGDPRLSPSSAAATALVLGLISFISGWFPARTAANLDPVTAMKM
- a CDS encoding ABC transporter permease → MHIPRIGLILYLFLSSSRVQKKRAVLTIASIAWGTLSLLLLLAFGEGLSISTSTAMQGIGKDIAVLWPGTTSLTWQGLPPGRPIRLEIEAVELLRERVVNLADAAGEIQNFGVGIKYGKTGTNATIKGVTWGFGEIRNHIPAPGGRFIDIKDEDSRRRVAFMGDEIAKKIFGNEDPVGKELLIEKTPYTVIGVMMPKVMMGNYNGMDKDQICIPITTFKAQFNRDRLQMLIIKPDHPARMKAVLEGVNKVLGVKYGFDPADKRVLGTWDTVESSKSQRDIMVGLKIFLGIIGGLTLIIGGVGVANIMYAVVKERTKEIGVKMALGARSTWITGPVVLEGMLYTLTGGTIGLLMAMGAIILLGHLPTEGNQALEMLGKPTLSIPIGIVSALILGIIGLAAGYFPARRAASINPAETLRYE
- a CDS encoding ABC transporter ATP-binding protein, with the protein product MLLRNFFNSKSNNHKQENGEVISLKRLSKVYDTGKIKVEALRGVDLAVYSGEMVAITGPSGSGKSTLMNLIGCLDTATSGSYLLRGEEVSGMSREALASIRNRRVGFIFQSFNLLPQISAYENVEMPLIFGGMPKRNRKERVMELLDRVGLSERIDHKPTELSGGQMQRVAIARALAMDPDVILADEPTGNLDTGAGGDIMNLFIELWEQGRTILVITHDPALAKRAPRQVEIRDGNITEDIRRN